One bacterium genomic region harbors:
- a CDS encoding methylglyoxal synthase, producing the protein TGKALEEALGFAIKKLQSGPLGGDQQIGAKIASNEIDFLIFFWDPLEPQPHDPDVKALLRMAVVWNIPIACNRASADFMISSPLMEGEYDRLVPDYDNYRNRRFDQNPPGAS; encoded by the coding sequence GACCGGCAAGGCCCTCGAGGAGGCGCTGGGGTTCGCCATCAAGAAGCTGCAGAGCGGCCCGCTCGGCGGCGACCAGCAGATCGGCGCCAAGATCGCCAGCAACGAGATCGACTTCCTGATCTTCTTCTGGGATCCTCTGGAGCCGCAGCCCCACGACCCGGACGTCAAGGCCCTGCTGCGGATGGCCGTGGTCTGGAACATCCCGATCGCCTGCAACCGGGCGTCGGCCGATTTCATGATCTCGTCGCCGCTGATGGAGGGCGAGTACGACCGGCTCGTGCCCGATTACGACAATTACCGCAACCGCAGGTTCGACCAGAATCCGCCGGGAGCATCCTGA